Genomic window (Argopecten irradians isolate NY chromosome 13, Ai_NY, whole genome shotgun sequence):
ttaaaatgtgggatttagtcgcagatcactggaagacttgtgtgttattcttgaaatgtgataacttctctgtcaactggagttttaggattaaaattctgtataaagtaagtagagaaacaaCGACCCTCGAATGCCGTGGGTTTTGACACTCGCAGAATCGTTTCGTTAGGCTTATGTCACTGAAATCAGCCTGTTTGGTATTTGAGCGTATTTttatggaatctatcgtttctaagcttacatgtatgtcaccgtttcacatatagatctatatattgtacacattatcctaactatttgcgttcgattatgcctacttCGATGAGTGATGAACATCGCTGCGCTCAGTAGCCTATGTTCAGCATTTTCCGGGGCTTGAGCCTAAGTCATCGTTTCttcaaaatacgtgtaaaatatctgtaatatcatattactaacaatttctaatatcactttatcaaacatttctgtctgtgtttctaaatgtacagcGATAGGCCACATCCcagaaagttcattcaaaactgaagcggcgtaaaactaggttaaaatgtaaacaatgtcaaaatgtattctcacgccggtcagaggtcagcgcgtgaccaagcatcttcattgggaaatgaagtgatcggagtttactagtttcattgaggcggagcgaagtgaaaatgtaaatatatcatatgtatgtctaatctggcaacagtttattgtttaaataagaAGCATACAGTTAGAGACACTTCCACACGGTCATGTCACACCGATACAGCCGTATCTCTTATCCTAAAATGCAGAACAAATGCAACAATCATTAATTATAAGTTGAAcaaagtgttatacatatatttattttgtaagacgtaattatgaaaataattatttaattttgccTGCCATGCAtggaaattgaattatatatgtgtaactgggtgcaggatttacaataaattcaatatctgcctctgccagggatcgaactcgggacctctggattactagtctgacgctcaaccgatcgagctaaagagaaattctctctagccgagcggtATATTGCGGCTAGAATTCACCAGCGTTACATATGTGATACGCAGTGTTTATCTGAGAGAagtaaaagaattgaattgaattgacaACTGGCTAACCGTTCGCCTCACTCCGGTTATAAATAGCCATTGGCTGGAGCGTAAACTAcgacttttatagacttttgtgatcctcggccaggggacagactGATCTTTATTCAATCTTCATGAAACTGAAACTCGATTAAGGTGTAGACCACGACTTTGTAAACTGTTTCCTAGCAACAAAAATTATATAGTTAGTTCAAATACtaattttaattaacaaaaattaatttcCTGTTTGGATGGTCTTCTTTGAACACAAACCCAGCCAGTTGCCAGGAGACTGAATTGCTAATTACCATACTAGGGTATATAAtcgccaccagtctctagactATCATGCTCATCACTTAAGGTTTAATTATAGCGTTTAATTAGAAGGGGGTGTGATCACACACAAATGGGTGTCATTACATACAAAGATGAAACATTAAGATATCGTATGTGTTCACAGTCTAGGAATTAATAGCATGTGTTAAAAACTCTCCATATATCCTTCTGGAATTTCTCTGGGAAAGAAGGCGATCAGAGGAAATGTCTAGACCAAATTAAACCAAAGGTATAGGCTTCAGAAAACCAATGACCTGGTATCACGTACACTTCGCGTTAAATTGTTTGTCTCAGAAATCTAATACTACAAAAACATAATATCTGTAAGGTTGTAATAATAATCTCAGGACATGAAGAGCCGCCTAGATTATACTTGTGTCAGTTTTTGTACAGTAAGGCCTTGTCGTGTGGTTATGTGATAACACACTAAAACGTCAGCTTGTAATGCTAACCTGAACATGAAATTCAATGCATATTAAAGGGActattcactcaggctaattcttttacatattaaccaagaagcaaaatatggtatacatgtattgttctacatttctcatgaaacatataacataaaatattgacaaattccacgtcattgtttagtattttaattgataccgttgtaattacaaatcgttgatcaataccaTTAAGCAGGTACATATATACGCTGtcgctgtacccatatccgagacaaagtcacacacgttaaacaaatgaactacataaccactgaggaggtgataaaatgatttttaggcaagacaactTACCAAATAAGGTAAACATAcgtctgtcagagcgatttgaacAGTTCTAggcaaaagttgcattactctacgagcaagggacaagGTTCGGCAataagatgttcgaccacaatgtgtaatggcggacagtggGCGAGTTTGAACAATTCACaagcatttcaccaccatgggcttttctggcatatcacagtaaaaccgactaaTCTAAATTTCCatagaactgggtttttccgatatatgtacaaatttgaATGTTCTCTTGGACTgatttgtccctttaaataaacaaaaattcatatttttaattcaaagaCATTTAGGATCATATTCTTGTCAGACTCAAACTTTCCCAATAACAATGGCACCCGAGAACTTGTGATGGAAGTCACAGTCCAGGTTATGCCCGTTATACAGAGATACTGGTTTTAGTATTCATCAGATTAAAATCACCTGTCCATATTTAACAAAGCAACGGGGAcagacagtgatagtaacccccggaatatcgaggatgtcaaTACAGATACAATTGTGTTGCACTCACCTTTAGGCTTTGAAGTATCATAAAACCCCGTGGAAAACTGAAGTAAAGAAGGTCTCtgaattttaaacaattttattcaCAACAGTTTTTAATGTATATGGACTTATCTAACCGAGTTTTACGTATTACAACCATCAGAATGTTACATTGATGTATGAATATTGTGAACTACTGGCAAGCAGAATGTATTTATAGGAATCCATTAATTCAGCGCGATCCGTAGAAACCAAGAGAGACCCCTATacacaaataaaacatcatctaGGATTGTCCAGATTTTCTGCAGCAATGCCTTCTGCCCAGCCAATAAGGTAACTGAATTCGGCTGCTGAATCCTCACCTCATATATTATCGATCAAAGGTCACAGAAAGGTCACGTGGGTAccaataatatatcaaatagtTCATTAAcactttataatatatatgacgaaaagcgtttgttgtcatttaGACGGTGGATGTGGTGACTCGTGGTCTCTCTATTATCACGTTTTGTAGGCTCCGTTAACGGGTTATTATACAGGCCTCTATCGCCGATGATCGCTTAGTACCATATGTACGATACACAATGAATGTAAAGTGTATTCAAATACAACATAGCATTACAAAAACCTACAGATCTATAACAATAACTAAGAAAAGCGTTAAACCCAAGACAACTGTGTCGTTACCACCGCTACACGAATTTCACGGAAATCATCAACATACAACAAATATTAGTTCGTGTAATAAAATGGTAACTAATCTGCTTCTACACAATAGTGAGTATTCTTTCCTAACCGACGTTGACCTTTTACAATGAAGTGTCTCTGTCCAAAAATCAGCCCATAGTTGTGGTTTTTCCGGTAATACACggacaaaatatgacattgtcactgtatggtaacgggatccggcctccggttgtttggtatctacttccggaaaaatagTACCCACAAAAATTAAAAGGGTACGTACTAAATCGCTTCAATAActtgatattatttcatttgtttatcgaAACACAACAAAAATTAGAACAGCGGAAGCTTAACATTTTAAAGTGTCCCACAATTGTATctgaaaatgagaataaagtctactttttgtatttaaacatgTACCTGGATCGTATTTCCGCacaaatttgttaaaaatgcgtgaaaatatgaaaagatATCAAGATATCGGATGCATTTCATTAAGATAAGATGTTGATTGAAGAATAAggatagaacaaaaacaatctaccacttcaaatttatcataaatacGTCCTTTGTACCATAATCGACGATATCTAGTGAGCATGTAAGactatatgtacagtgtatgtgtTTGGTTCGCACAAAGTTCCGGTTTGGTATTCATTAGTATACGGTTTGGTAATAACAACCTGGTTAAAAATTTgaatcacaaataaaaacatggGATAACTACGGGACAGTATCATCATTTCGCGCAGTCAAATTAACACAGCAAGAGCCGATACATAATTACCATCATAGAaaacaattacatttgtatacatgtaagtttgTAACCCTGGTGTTTATTGGTAGCTGTTATATATAGCTTCGTCATATCAAAGTATATAACTGGGAGAGCCGGAAAAAGTCAGTACACCCTATAAAAAGTATGCAACAATTAATCATGAAGcatttaaaacacatatcaAGACACTTTTTATACTTCCATACTCATGCGTAATTTTTACTcatgttgtttcttttttgttatgttatttCATTGACTCCAGGGGAGGAGACACGTTACCTTTGCGTTCTATTTACAGATAAGCATTTTACAagcattttacaaaaaaattaatatcGATGTCCTTCTATTTTCATACCAATTTATTAACATTATAATCTCTCCTATGATTTTATCTACAGGGCGAAACGAACGATACTTACTTAAGTGTTCATTTTTATTGAACAGGGCGAAACGAACGATACTTACTTAAGTGTTCATTTTTATTGAACAGCTTATATCCAATTCTCCATAATTTACTAACTGTGGTGTCATATCGCATTTCGGTTGTTCAACTGCACTAAATCTATTGAATCATCAGGAATCCCTTAAGGATTCGCGCTTGGCCCACTACTGTCCGTGAATATTCGTGAACGATCTACCGGAAATAGTTATCTTAGATGTATATTTATCTGCtgataatgttaaaatattcaaaattataaacaaaaagaGAAGACGAAATATAGTAGATTTGATcacgatcaaaacacgggatttccacccaGGTAATAATTTtagtgatatataaatggtcgTTTAAATACGTTTCCCTTCGTTTCAGTTCGATTGACTAAACAAACGAATGATCAAAGGAACGATCGAACAAAAGCACGcatgaaaaaaagaaatgacGAACGAACGGATGAGCGAATGAACTAAAAAAAGAATGAACGAACGAACAAATAAAATAGATTTCTTTCGTGCGTCCATTTTTGCTCGTTCGTTACTTTGATCGTTCTTCCGCTCGTTCCTTCTGTCAATCAGATTTTATTATCGCCTGCGAAACGCgttttctgtgtatatatatcagacaagtgccctagttgtgccttttgctattgcgaaccttccatttttggtatttttctgTTACCAcggaaacttagtcaaaaataccaaattactgtttatttttgtcaccagctggtttttttttttttcagttttcaatacacacatacactttgaattatacatgtacattactaaCTCTTACTTTGAGCTTGATATATGTGTTTTCATAAATATACCAACTGTGGAGCGCGGGGTACTATGCCATGCTTTGCGGCTCCCTGTTTGTGAATAAAATTTAACCAGGTTGTTATACCAAACCGTATACTAATGATTATACCAAAGCGGAATGTTGTGCGTACCAAACACGTACACTATAGTCATAACCTGCTCACTAAATATCGTCGATTATGGTACAAAGAACgtatttatgataaatttgaagtgGTAGATAGTTTTTGTTCTATCCTTATTCTTCATTCAACATCTTATCTTAATGAAATGTATCCGATATCTtgagatattttcatattttcacgcatttttaacaaatttgtGCGGAAATACGATCCAGGTAcatgtttaaatacaaaaaggagactttattctcattttcagATACAATTGTGGGACTTTTAAAATGTTAAGCTTCCGCTGTTctaattttttttgtgtttcgataaacaaatgaaataatatcaagTTAATGAAGCGATTTAGCACGTACCCCTCTCATTTTTTTGGGTACAttttttccggaagtagataccaaacaactggggccggatcccgttaccatacagtgatTGTACAATACATGTCATGTATCTTGCTCTAAAACACGGACTGGTATTTCTGGCGATACACggacaaaatatgacattgtaCAATACATGTCATGTATCTTGCTCTAAAACACGGACTGGTATTTCCGGCGATACACggacaaaatatgacattgtaCAATACATGTCATGTATCTTGCTCTAGAACACGGACTGGTATTTCCGGCGATACACGGACTGACCACTTGATACAGCAGATATTCTGTTTGACATCTTTCCTAAAACGTGAGCTCGCGATGTAATATACCAATGAGTTGGAGGAGTAGTTTATCGTTTCCAGCAGTGTGGACACAGGCATGATGTTACGGTACACGGCCTGGGGGATGGCAGAGTTACCGAACCCTCGGAGGGGGAAGAAAACCCCTAACGGCGACACGCAGATCACAAATATACATGTCAACACCAGGACCACCTTCGTCATCTTCAGCTCACGTGCCTGTGATGACGTCACGGGAAGAACAGCCAATGGGCTGTAAAGCCGCTGTAAGAGATGTGCCACGAGGGCAATGTTACATATGACGACAGCAAATATTGGTAACGAGAAATACAACACTATATTTAAAATGTAGATAGTCTTGTACAAGTCCCGATTTTTACCAATGTCGGAATATTGGTGATACCTCATATCATTTCCTAAGTCCATACACTTATACTCCACGGCTAGCGGTAGGAGTGAGAGAGGTATGAACACACTCACTCCGACAACACACACCAGACCTACAGTCCTGGAGAACACTTTCTTCCACGTGTGCGGACGTATTACACTGTACAGTCTGCTGACGACAATGATCATCAACAGGAAGTTGGAACAGTGTTTGGGAAATCTCGCGAGATAGTTCGGGATATAGTAATGACAGAAGAAGAGCCTCGTGCCCTCTAAATCTGTGGATTTCATGTTGATGGTGAGACAGATGTAAGGAATCATGGCGGTGAGGGACAGCATATCGTACACGGCCAGTCCTAGTAGGAGTGTCGGAGTAGAACCATCGACCTTCTTACTCTGTTTACTGTAGAAGTGTATGACCTTCATGGTGCCGGGGATACCAACCAGGCACAGCAACAGCGCCACGTAGAAAAATATCGTCATGGGTTCATAAGTCACAGGGGTCACAGTGGCATTCAGGGTACCATTAAAGTTATAATTCTCCGCCATTTTGTTATGAAACGTGTTCTCAGGGCAAACGATTCTTCTCGGAAATCTAATCAACACAGACAATAACACAAAATTGCTGATTCTGATTGCATAAATGACGTCATTTAATATGTTGTAATTGTCACTTTCAGGTCTGTGTAGTCTGAAATGATAAGATGAAATAACTGGTATAATAACAACAGGTTAGCAGCGGAACGAAATAACAGATTAGCGGCGGATTGATATAATTACAGGATAGTGGCGGATCGATATAATTACAGGATAACAGCGGATTGATTATAACAACAGGATAGTGGCGGATCGATATAACAACAGGATAGTGGCGGATCAATATAACAACAGGATAGCGACGGATTGATATAACAACAGGATAGTGGCGGATTGATATAACAACAGGATAGTGGCGGATCGATATAACAACAGGATAGTGGCGGATCTATATAACAACAGGATAGTGGCGGATCTATATAACAACAGGATACCGGCGGATCGATATAACAACAGGATAGTGGCGGATCTATATAACAACAGGATAGTGGCGGATCGATATAACAACAGGATAGTGGCGGAtctatataacaacaggtaagtGGCGGATCGATATAACAACAGGATAGCGGCGGATCGATATAACAACAGGATAGTGGCGGATTGATATAAAAACAGAATAGCGGCGGATCTCTATAACAACAGGATAGTGGCGGATCGATATAACAACAGGATAGTGGCGGTTCGATATAAAAACAGAATAGCGGCGGATCTCTATAACAACAGGATAGTGGCGGATCGATATAACAACAGGATAGTGGCGGTTCGATATAACAACAGGATAGTGGCGGATTGATATAGCAACAGGATAGCGGCGGATCGATATAACAACAGGATAGCGGCGGATCGATATAACAACAGGATAGTGGCGGATCTGTATAACAACAGGATAGTGGCGGATTGGTATAACAACATGAAAGTGGCGGATCGATATAACAACAGGATAGCGGCGGATCGATATAACAACAGGATAGTGGCGGTTCGATATAACAACAGGATAGTGGCGGATTGATATAACAACAGGATAGCGGCGGATCGATATAACAACAGGATAGCGGCGGATTGATATAACAACAGGATAGCCGCGGATCGATATAACAACAGGATAGAGGTGGATCGATATAACAACAGGATAGTGGCGGATTGATGTAACAACAGGATAGTGGCGGATTGATATAACAACAGGATATTGGCGGATCGATATAACAACAGGATACCGGCGGATCGATATAACAACAGGATACCGGCGGATCGATATAACAACAGGATAGTGGCGGATTGATGTAACAACAGGATAGTGGCGGATTGATGTAACAACAGGATAGTGGCGGATCTGTATAACAACATGATAGTGGCGGATCGATATTACAACAGTATAGCGGCGGATCTATATAACAACAGGATAGTGGCGGATCGATATAACAACAGGATAGCGGTGGATCGATATAACAACAGGATAGCGGCGGATCGATATAACAACAGGATAGTGGCGGATTATTATAATTACAGGATAGCGGCGGATTGATATAATTACAGGATAGCGGCGGATCGATATAACAACAGGATAGTGGCGGATGGATATAACAACAGGATACCGGCGGATCGATACTCTTCTCGTTCATACAGAAGGAAGggaacaaaacacaacacacgGATATTATTGGGTTTTTTCTTTAGCACGTAAACTTGTTCATTTCCTTGTACGATAAATAAAGGTTGATTGTAACATAAGATGATATTCATTATCCTTCTTATCCATTAAGTTGCATGCTGTATTTTAGAACTGGTAATCTGTTGACAACATCGTCAATGTATTTTTCTATCTCATAATTTATTGTTAAAGTATTTCcataatatatcatattttatctttatacGTGTAAATGGTATTACATGTCAATCTCAGTTTTTCgttacatatttctgtcaaatGCTCAGCAACAAAAGTAGAAATTGTAGACTCTACATCGGAGGTTATATTCAACATAACAAGGAATACATGTCCCCTGCCGGTTTCCATAAGCTATCACATTAGCCTTAgcctatttttagtaacagtgacccttgtagttgaccttttgattAAATCTCAAACTGTGTGCCCACGTAAGCTACCATTGTTTGTAGCTGCAATCCCTTCTTTAGGTAAAATCCTTAACCGAAAcgtgtttttattttcaatgtaaaacagATTTGATGATTTAGAGTCCCAAAAGTTGTTAGCTTACcgtttatattacatttattatcaCTCCCTGGGCAATTTTAGATAGATACATTGAATGCTAATTTTCAGGCGTCGCGTTAAATACCCTCAGTAGTTGACTACCACTAAAACAAGACGGCAAATCAGTGCAATGAACCTTCTTCATTAACATAGGTTAACATAGATTTCAATCTCATATCGATCCATCACTATAATATGataccattgtatgaagtttcagGAAATTAATCCATCAATCCAGTCACTTCATAAGTTGTCATGGAAACCAAGATTT
Coding sequences:
- the LOC138306351 gene encoding free fatty acid receptor 3-like, with amino-acid sequence MAENYNFNGTLNATVTPVTYEPMTIFFYVALLLCLVGIPGTMKVIHFYSKQSKKVDGSTPTLLLGLAVYDMLSLTAMIPYICLTINMKSTDLEGTRLFFCHYYIPNYLARFPKHCSNFLLMIIVVSRLYSVIRPHTWKKVFSRTVGLVCVVGVSVFIPLSLLPLAVEYKCMDLGNDMRYHQYSDIGKNRDLYKTIYILNIVLYFSLPIFAVVICNIALVAHLLQRLYSPLAVLPVTSSQARELKMTKVVLVLTCIFVICVSPLGVFFPLRGFGNSAIPQAVYRNIMPVSTLLETINYSSNSLVYYIASSRFRKDVKQNICCIKWSVRVSPEIPVRVLEQDT